One stretch of Bosea vaviloviae DNA includes these proteins:
- a CDS encoding ATP phosphoribosyltransferase regulatory subunit, giving the protein MPAIRASIETVIALFAREGYGRAEPAILQPADVFLDLSGEDIRRRIFMTQDAEGRDWCLRPEYTIPVALDHIASGSTEPAAYAYAGPVFRMRSGEPGEFSQAGLESFGRTDFAAADAEIMALTIEAAAALGLARPKIVMGDVALLNALLDGLAVPQGARRRFMRAAVQGKGADAVAALDAPQPEGDAAHAGLLKALEGQDPKAAKAFVEDVLSIAGISTVGGRTAGDIAERFLARAAERENPVNADVKALLGQVLAISGDPDTASASLRALAERASLDLGRELDAFDERTGFLAVRGVDVTQIAFAAGFARNLDYYTGFIFELHDAARADGKPVAGGGRYDHVLGRLGAASAIPAVGASLWLDRLAGDKS; this is encoded by the coding sequence GTGCCCGCCATCCGCGCCAGCATCGAGACCGTGATCGCGCTTTTCGCGCGCGAGGGCTATGGCCGCGCCGAGCCGGCGATCCTGCAGCCTGCCGACGTCTTCCTCGACCTCTCCGGCGAGGATATCCGCCGCCGCATCTTCATGACGCAGGATGCCGAGGGGCGCGACTGGTGCCTGCGCCCCGAATACACCATTCCCGTCGCGCTCGATCACATCGCCTCGGGCTCGACCGAGCCTGCGGCCTATGCCTATGCCGGCCCGGTCTTCCGCATGCGCTCGGGCGAGCCCGGCGAGTTCTCGCAGGCCGGGCTTGAATCCTTTGGCCGCACGGATTTCGCCGCTGCCGACGCCGAGATCATGGCGCTGACGATCGAGGCCGCCGCCGCGCTCGGGCTCGCCCGGCCGAAAATCGTGATGGGCGATGTCGCCTTGCTCAACGCCTTGCTCGACGGGCTCGCCGTGCCCCAGGGCGCCCGCCGCCGCTTCATGCGCGCGGCCGTGCAGGGTAAGGGCGCAGATGCCGTCGCCGCGCTCGACGCCCCGCAGCCTGAGGGCGATGCCGCTCATGCTGGCCTGCTCAAGGCGCTGGAAGGCCAGGATCCCAAGGCGGCAAAAGCCTTCGTCGAGGACGTCTTGTCGATCGCCGGCATCTCGACGGTGGGCGGCCGCACGGCCGGTGACATCGCCGAGCGCTTCCTGGCGCGGGCGGCCGAGCGTGAGAACCCGGTCAATGCCGACGTCAAGGCGCTGCTCGGCCAGGTGCTCGCCATCTCCGGCGATCCCGACACGGCGTCCGCCTCCCTGCGCGCGCTGGCCGAGCGCGCCTCGCTCGATCTCGGTCGTGAGCTCGACGCCTTCGACGAGCGCACCGGCTTCCTGGCCGTGCGCGGGGTCGATGTGACGCAGATCGCCTTCGCCGCCGGTTTCGCCCGCAATCTCGACTACTACACCGGCTTCATCTTCGAATTGCACGATGCCGCCCGCGCTGACGGCAAGCCGGTCGCCGGCGGCGGGCGCTACGACCATGTGCTGGGGCGGCTCGGTGCCGCCAGCGCCATTCCGGCCGTGGGCGCTTCGCTCTGGCTCGACCGGTTGGCTGGAGACAAGTCATGA
- a CDS encoding IS110 family transposase produces the protein MDEALAVFVGIDVSKDRLDVHLRPSGEAFFVSRDGRGLDELTARLAACPVALVVIEATGGFETTVAAALAGAGLPLCVVNPRQIRDFARAMGRLAKTDALDAEVIALFAERIRPQARAVPAPEATRLAELVARRRQIIEMIGMEANRARRMPDKRLAKGLARHIAFLEKELSEIDRTIGDGIKNSPAWRETETLLKSVPGIGDVTARTLIAEVPELGSIDRQKLAALVGVAPMNRDSGMMRGHRTIVGGRTCVRNTLYMAALAAIRHNGVFKTFYDRLTTRGRPKKVAIVAVIRKLLTTLNAIVRDNTPWRIQNS, from the coding sequence ATGGATGAAGCTCTCGCTGTTTTCGTTGGCATCGACGTATCCAAGGATCGTCTCGACGTTCATCTGCGACCATCGGGAGAGGCCTTCTTCGTCTCTCGCGACGGCCGAGGGTTGGACGAACTAACGGCACGCCTGGCGGCCTGTCCGGTCGCCCTGGTGGTGATCGAGGCGACCGGCGGGTTCGAAACCACGGTGGCGGCCGCGCTCGCCGGAGCAGGCTTGCCGCTCTGTGTCGTCAACCCGCGTCAGATCCGCGACTTCGCCCGCGCCATGGGACGACTGGCCAAGACTGACGCCCTCGACGCCGAAGTGATCGCGCTCTTTGCCGAGCGGATCAGGCCACAGGCGAGAGCCGTCCCTGCTCCGGAGGCGACGAGGCTGGCCGAGCTCGTCGCAAGGCGCCGTCAGATCATCGAGATGATCGGGATGGAGGCCAATCGCGCGCGGCGCATGCCTGACAAGCGCCTCGCCAAAGGGCTCGCCCGACACATCGCCTTCCTGGAGAAGGAGCTGAGCGAGATCGACCGCACTATCGGTGACGGCATCAAGAACTCGCCGGCATGGCGCGAGACCGAAACATTGCTCAAGTCCGTGCCCGGGATTGGCGATGTCACCGCCCGCACTCTCATCGCCGAAGTTCCGGAGCTTGGCTCCATCGACCGCCAGAAGCTCGCAGCCCTCGTCGGCGTCGCGCCGATGAACCGCGACTCCGGCATGATGCGCGGCCACAGAACCATCGTGGGAGGCAGAACCTGCGTCCGCAACACCTTGTACATGGCAGCGCTGGCCGCCATTCGGCACAACGGCGTCTTCAAAACCTTCTACGATCGCCTCACCACGCGAGGACGACCCAAAAAGGTCGCCATCGTCGCCGTCATCCGAAAGCTGCTCACAACCCTCAACGCAATCGTCAGAGACAACACCCCCTGGCGAATACAAAACTCTTGA